Genomic DNA from Nitrosospira lacus:
TCGGAACATAGGGCTTAACCGTGAATACCTTTGGCATGCTCAGCACTTCCCTAACATCGTCGAAGCGCGTGACCAGAGTAAATTTGGGGGTTATCAGAATAGGGCGTTTTTCACGCAATTCCTTAAAAAACGGTAATGGCTCTGTGTCTATCCAGCGGCGCGCCAACGGAGATTTGTCTGCATCGGCAGCGGCGTCATACTGCTCCAGGTAGTGACTTGCGCTCATCGGTAGCTCCCTATGATTTATGGATGATAGATATCAAAAATGCGATAGCCGGAAATCAAGAGTGGATCATAGCGTTTTCAGGTATTCCAACAGATCGAGGCGTTCTTCTTTGGACATGGGATATAGGCATTTAATGGATTTATCCATAAGTTCGTCTTTAATGGTTTCATCCGTGCATTGATCCTTGATCTTTTGATCCACAGGGCCGTCAGACTCGTCTGCGGTACGTCTGACACCGTAGTCGTGTCCGGCGTTGCTATTGCCGCGAATGTCTGTCTTGAATACGAAGCCCCCATATCCCGTACTTTTCAGGCCTACCTTGACAGGGTCGAATTCGCGTGAACCGACCTCAAACTCGTCAGGTCGATACTCGCCATCTTGCGGATCTCCCGCACGTCTTTTCGGCAATAGCAAATCATAGAGTGTCGGTACGGAGCCATTATGCAGGTAAGGCGCGGTTGCCCAGATGCCATTCAGCGGCCGTGCCTTATAAGATTTCAAGGATGCGACTGGATTGGCCGTGGTGTCCGGATCGTAATCCCCGTGCTTGATCGATGGTTTGATCTCGTTATGGCGGAACCCTGCCGCCAAATTGGAAAGCCAGTCGATCCAGCGGCGCAAGAACCATTTGTCCTGATCAGGAGTAGCGACAACCCCGATAGTCGCCCGGGTCAGCAAGGCTGCAACCGGAGCTCGCCGATCCAGCAGGACATCGCCCACACTCATGCCAACATACTGATTGCGCAGAATGCCGGAGAAACCTTGGTAACTTACGCTATTTTCGGCCATCTGGGGATCCGTGCCCACATCGCTTGAGCTTGACATGTGTGCCACGACGCGGCGATCTGGATCGTCGCGCTGGATTCTTGCATGACAGCTCACGCAATGCTTGTTGAACAAGGATCTCCCATTCGCAAGGCGGCTTTTGTCAATGGGCGGAAAGATATCCTCCGGCCATAACGGAGATTGCAGACTCAACAGACGCGCTTCGATAAGGCGTAGGTTATGGACGTCAACGGAAGAATAATAACTGATGTGAGGGCCATAGAAGCCCTGCCCGTTGATGAAGGACGACAGCGAAAACCCTTTTCTTTCCGTCCAGTCAAGTGAACCGAATACGCCTATTGCCTCTCCTGTATTGCGTGCGATCGCCTTCAGCCCGGCATTTTCCGTGAGGCCGTTCCATTGAACATAATCATGCTGAGGGGTATCCCACAGAAATGGGTAGCTTACGGGTGCATCAGGCGGATTGAAGAGCTTCTTCCGTAAACGCCCGAGTGCTTCCCAGCCATTGTTTTCGTTCAAGGTCCTCACGATGTTCTGGACAATATTATCCCGTTCAACCCCGCTGAGAACAGTACCTGCATCGCTTGTTATCGCTTTTATCTGTTCCTCAGTCATCGCGTGTTCTCCCATTATTCTGGGATCACGCAACAGTTCCTTAAGCTCTCTTATGTTGATGACATGTTCCAGAACCCTGTTGTAAATGCGTCCGAACGCATCCAGGCGCGCGTAGCCGTAATGGAGGTTGCTGTAGTTGATCGTAATATAGCTGGCGAGACGCTCGCGATATTTTTTGAGGTCTGCGAGCACCTCGGCCTCCGTCTTGTAATTGCCGCGAGACAAGACATTTTTCACAAACCGGTTCCGGGCCTCCTCGTTTTCGAGGGTTGCTATCAAGGCGCGGACGATATCCGCCATGAAGGTTTCCATATCGGCACTTGCCGGGCCGCCATCAATCCGTATTCCCTTGCCCTTATAGTTTATTTGTCCGGTATGGCAGGCGGAGCAAGTCAAGCCGAGATATTCCTTACCCTTGTAGTCATCCTTGACGAATCCGACAGGCAGCCCATCCGGGTTGCTGGAAGTGATCTTCTGCGGCAGATAGCGGTAGCGATTCATGTTCTCGTTGGAGCGAAACGGCTCGGATTTGCCGACCTGCTCCAGTGCCAGGAAAAAATCGTAGGGCATCATGTTGGATCCCTGCGTGATGGTGTAAAACCAGAGGCTATCGGCGGGTGTCCATCCTTGATCAAGATACTTTACCGCCGTAAAGCTGTCGCCAAAAACATCCTGCTTTACGGTGGTTGCACCCCTGTCCGGATCAGCCTCGAGTGCCGCGCAGGCTGGCAGGAGCGTGATCATGAGAACTAGTACAGGAATAAAAAATGTACGTCGCTTTTTTTTCAGCGCGATTGAGAATTGGTTCACGGTATCCCCTTTATGGCGAATGCGGTCTCTTGTAAAAATTATTATAGTCGATTCCTGGAAAATATCTTGTCATGGATGAGCTTATATCGAGATCAGGAACGTTGTCATGGAGAAACTCGCGGTCAGTAGCGAAACCCGCGCATAGTGCAGCCTTTTCCGGTAGGCTGGTTAGCGCGGTCAATGCGGGACGGATCCTGTCTGGTTCGCCTGATCTCGTTGAAAGTGCGTTTCAAGTTATAATTCAATGGTCAATCCTTCCAAGCATCATGTTCCGTTCGCGACGATCATGATTTTTACCGGCGGCGCCCGCAAAAATACCATTTTATGAATGTTTTTTACGAAGAGGAAGGTACCTTCAAAGTAGCCACAGTCCTTGCTGACAATACGACATCGCTGCAAGTGGAGGCGCCTCACGGCAAGCGCGCAAAGATAAAGGCAGCCTCGGTACTGCTGCGGTTTGAGGCACCCTCGCCGTCCGAATTTATGGATCTCGCGCAGAAAATGGCGGAGGACCTTGATCCGAATTTTCTCTGGGAGTGCTGCGAGCGTGAGGCCGAGTTCGCCAGCGATGCATTGGCTGCGGATTATTTCGGTCACACAGCAAAGTCCGAGGAAGCGGCCGCGGTGCTGATCCGGTTGCACAGCGCGCCCATATATTTTTATAAAAAAGGTCGGGGGCGCTATAAAGCCGCGCCATCGAAAGCATTGGAGGCGGCGCTTGCCGGCCAGGAAAAGAAGCGCCTGCAGGTGGAACAGCAGGCTCGCTATGTGCAATTACTAAGCGCGTTTACCCTGCCGGAAGAATTCAGGCCGTTGTTGCGCAACCTGCTCTACCGGCCCGACAAGAATACCGTCGAGTGGAAGGCGCTGGACACCGTTTGTGCTGCAACCAAGCTAAGTGTTCCTGCCTTGCTCGAAAAATGTGGCGCGATACCGTCTACGCATGACTACCATGTCAACCGGTTCCTGCTGGAGCATTTTCCCGAAGGAATCGGCTTCGGCGTGCCGGACGCGGGCGGCGAATTGCGCGACCCATCAGATTTGCCCCTGGCGGAGGTGGTGGCGTTCAGCATAGATGATGCCACCACGACCGAAATTGACGATGCCTTTTCGGTCACGCCGCTGACTCTGGGAAGTTTTCGCATCGGTATCCATATTGCCGGGCCCACATTGGGCATCCCGCCGGGTTCCCTCCTGGATATGGAGGCCGCACAGCGTCTTTCCACCGTATATCTTCCGGGCAGCAAAATCACGATGCTGCCGGAAGCGGTGATACATCACTACACATTGGGTGAAGAACGGCTATGCCCGGCACTTTCAATGTATATAGACGTGGCGGACGATTTCACTGTTATGGGTACAAACAGCCGCATCGAACGAGTAAGGATTGCCGCCAATCTCAGACACGATGCGCTGGAGGAACACTTTAACGAATATACCCTGGCGGCGGGAAGCCTTGATCACCCTTTTGGCAAGGCATTGCTGGCGCTATGGAAGTTTGCCTGCAAGATGGAAGCGGTTCGCGGCAAGTCCAACGACGGCAATAATGAGAAAATCGATTATAGCTTCCACGTCGAGGATGATCGTGTCACCATCAGCGAGCGCCGGCGGGGTTCGCCGATCGATAAGGTGGTATCGGAACTGATGATTTACGTGAATACCGAATGGGGCAAGCAACTGGCCGATGGCGGTATCGCCGGCATCTATCGCAGCCAGGGTGGCGGTAAGGTCAGGATGAGCACCTCTCCCGCGCCGCACCAGGGGTTGGGTGTTTCTCAATATGCCTGGATCAGTTCGCCGATGCGCCGCTATGTGGATTTCATCAATCAGCGGCAACTGGTCGCGCTGCTGCGGAAGGAGACGCCGCCTTATACCCGGGACAGTGATAGTCTGCAGATATCCATGCGCGATTTCGAAGCGGCTTATGAGATCTACGGAGATTTTCAACGGAGAATGGAGCGCTACTGGTGTCTGCGCTGGCTGTTGCAGGAGAATATCAGTATAACGGGAGCGCAGGTACTTAAGGAAAATCTGGTGAAGCTGGATCGCCTTCCTTTGGTCGCGCGGATAACCTCATTGCCGGAAATGCCACCGGAAACGACCATTGAAGTGGAGATTTCCCAGATAGATTTGCTGGAGCTCACCTTCCATGCAAGATTCCTGCGTAAACTGGATGCATAGTTTAATTGTTCACCTTGTGACGAGCGCATCGTAGTTATTTTATAATAAATACCGTTCCTAAAAATCCATCGGCTTAATTTTATACGCGCTTGCGACATCGAACCCGAATCCGGCAGTTGCCCATCCATTCTTTGTTTAACGTCATGACTCATAATAAATTTCCGCCCCATTTGACCTTCACCTTTTTGGTGAGCTCGTTCAACTACCGGATTTAGGTTGAGCGCTACTCCAAATATATCGGATTTTAATTCAGCCTCGGTCCGCGGATGGCTGGCAAGCCCTTCGTCGCGCCTGAACGTGACGATATTGATTTCGGTGATTTTTCACGCGATTGTTTTGTTCGGGATCACCCTCAAACTCCCGCATCTGGAAATCGGCAAGGCCGCTGTGCCACTGGAAGTCGTGCTGGTCCACGGTAAATCTGCATCGAAATCGCGCAGTGCGGATATGCCGGCCAAAACTAGCCTGGATGGCGGAGGTAACAAGGCCAGTATGCCGCTTCCCTTGTCGCCGGAACACGTGGTTGCGCAAGCGGAGCAACTTGAACAGGAAACGGAACAACGGATGACTGCGGTGGATAGTGAAGACACTTATCAAATACAGCTTCCTTCTGATAAGTCCGAGCAAAACCGCGCCGGGATTAACGGTAGCGACCTGGTTCAGCGCAGCCTCGAGATCGCTCGCCTGGAAGCTCAAACCGCACGGGACTCTGCAGCTTATCAGCGCCCTCCAAAACGCAGATTTATTGGTGCTCGCACGCAGGAATACCGCTTTGCCCGCTATGTCGAAGATTGGCGCCTCAAAGTGGAGCGAATCGGCAACATGAATTATCCGGAAGCGGCAAGGCGGGAAAAACTCTATGGAAACCTGCAACTCACCGTTGGTATCAGGTCTGACGGCAGTCTCGAGTCGCTTGAAATAAATCGCTCGTCGGGAAAGAAAGTTCTGGATGAAGCGGCAGTACGCATTGTCCATTTGGCGGGACAAAACGGATTTGCTCCCTTTCCGCCGGACATCAGTCGGGATACTGATGTCCTGCATATTACCCGCACTTGGGCGTTTACCCCTTCGGACGAGCTGACCAGCCAATAAAGTCCGCAACCTCGCACCTTGCCCTGTACTCCAGGAACTGCACGCTTCATCCTGTCCAAGTGCCGGATTTAGATTAATTACCCTATCTCATGACTGATTTCTATGCCGTCATCGGCAACCCCATTGCCCACAGCAAATCACCCTGGATTCATGCCGAATTTTCGCGGCAGACGGGCCAGGATATGCAATATGAAGCGATACTTGCGCCGGTGGATGCTTTCGCTGCAACGGTGGCGGTTTTCCGGGAACGCGGCGGTAAAGGCATGAACGTGACGGTTCCGTTCAAGCTGGAAGCCTGCAAGATTTCCCGGCGTTTGACCAGGCGAGCCGATGTCGCTCAAGCGGTAAACACGCTCGTATTCAGTGCCGATGGAATTCTCGGGGACAATACCGATGGAGCTGGACTGGTGCGTGACATTATGATCAATCTTGAATTCCCTCTCGCGGGCAAGCGGATATTGTTGATGGGCGCGGGCGGAGCGGCCCGGGGTGTGGTGCTGCCGCTGCTGGAACATTCACCAAGTGTTCTGACAATCGCCAATCGCACCAAACAAAAAGCGCACTTGCTGCAACAGCAATTTTCCCGCTACGGAAATATCGTTTCCGGCGATTATGCGGATCTCGGTGGAGAGAAATTTGATCTCGTCATTAATGCCACGTCCGCCAGTCTGAAGGGCAGGGTGCCACCCTTGCCCGCCGGTATTTTTGCCGATGAATCGATGGCTTATGACATGATGTATGGCGATGGACGCACTCCTTTTTTGCAATTCGCAAAGCAACAGGGCGCGTCGCGTCTGACCGACGGCATCGGGATGCTGGTGGAGCAAGCAGCGGAATCCTTTTTCCTGTGGCGTGGGATAAGACCGGAGACTGATCGGGTGATTAGAGGGTTAAGGAATCTCTGAATACGTTTTCATTCTTTCAACTTTTCCCCAAGATCATATGCCTGAAAATTTAACCGCGTCATCGCCGTTGCATGCACAACTTCATTAAGCGCTGGTTATGGCGTCTCTTCCTCCTCCTCACCGGCGCGGTATTTGTCTATCAGCTATGGATTCTGGGCCATGTTGTTTATTGGAATTTCTACAATCCCTCCACCAGTGCGTTCATGCAGGATCGGTTGGATGAATTACGGGAAAAAAATTCCACAGTGTCATTACGCACCCAATGGACGCCTTATGAGCGGATTTCCCCTCATCTCAAGCGTGCGATCATAGCTGCAGAGGATGGCAAGTTCCTGGAACATGAGGGGTTCGATTTCGAAGCTATTCAGAAGGCCTACGAAAAAAACCTGAAAAAGGGCAGGCTGGTTGCGGGGGGGTCCACCATCAGCCAGCAGCTTGCGAAAAACCTGTTTCTTTCCGGCGAAAGAACGCCGTGGCGCAAAATCCAGGAAGCCGTCATCACGTTGATGCTGGAAAAGGTGATGTCCAAACGACGCATCCTGGAAATCTACCTGAACGTCATTGAATGGGGAAATGGAGTATTCGGTGCGGAGGCGGCTATCCGTCACTATTATGGCGTTTCCGCTTCTTCCGTCACCGCGGAACAAGCTGCCCGTCTCGCCGCCATGGTTCCGAGTCCGCGATTCTACGATCGTAATCGCAATACACCGTGGCTATTGAGGAAAACTGATATCATCCTTAGCCGCATGGCATCCGCCCAAATTCCCTGACGATTTTTCGGCACTTCATCCGGCAACAGGAGCCATACTTTGCGTTCATTCTCCTCCCTGTCATAATATTCGCCCTGCATTCCAGATCCCTCTGCAAACAGGCAATTCTGCCGCGCCAGTATCGAAGTGCGTCAGAAATACCGGCACATAACCGTTTCGGATAGGGCGTACAAATGAGGGCCCGACATCCGGCGGGAAGTGAAGGAGCGCATATTATTCATGAGTGACGAATAATTCTGAATCCGCCTGTGGCGACTTTGCAATACAGTGACACTCAGCGATGAAAGAAATCTTTTTGAATCATGACACTAAAACGAAATATGAGCAGTGAATCGGTGGATTTAGGATAATATGGCATAGCGGCAATTCAGCCAATTTCAAGTAGCGGCACTCTAGACGCAGTACACCAGGGCGATCGGGCGATGACTAAAGCAAATACCCTCGGGGAGACCGAAGATCTGCAAGAAAACTTGCGGCGCCTGACGCATCTACTGCATAAACACAAGCTGGTGGAAGGTCTCGTGCATACCCAGCAAATGCCGCGCCAGGAACTGGTCGAAGCTTTGGTGCACAAGCAGAATCTGGCGGAACTGCAAAATCTGCTCGACAGGCTCCACCCCGCGGACGTTGCGCATATCCTGGAAGCCATGCCTCTCGAAGATCGCCTCATGATCTGGGAACTGGTCAAGGCAGAGCGCGATGGCGAGATTCTTCTGGAAGTTTCCGACGCGGTTCGCGAAACACTCATCGCCACGATGGACAGTGGCGAAATGCTGGCGGCAACGGGTCAGCTCGATGCCGACGAAATTGCCGATCTTGCGCCCGATTTGCCACGCGACGTCATGGAGGATGTGTTCCAGTCGCTGCCGATGGAGGAGCGCGAGCAGTTACGCGCCGCCATGTCCTATCCGGAAGATGCGGTTGGCGCGCTGATGGATTTCGACGTGGTGACTATCCGGGAGGATGTGACTCTGGAAGTCGTGCTGCGTTATCTGCGCCGGCTGGATGAGCTGCCTGACCATACCGATCAGTTGTTTGTGGTGGACCGGGATGAGCATCTGAAAGGAGTGCTGCCGGTGAACCGACTGCTGGTAAGCGATCCCGATGCCACGGTGGGATCAGTGATGGCCAAGGAAATGGTGAAGCTTCATCCCAGCGATAATGCTCATCAGGCGGCGCAGGCATTTGAGCGCTATGACCTTGTTTCCGCTTCGGTGGTCAATGCGGAGGATAAACTGATAGGCCGTGTTACCGTCAACGCAGTGATGGATTTTATCCGCGAGCAGGCGGAAAGCGAAGCGTTGAACCTGGCGGGTTTGCGGGAAGAAGAGGATTTGTTTGCGCCAGTATGGAAAAGCTTGAAGAACCGCTGGACCTGGCTGGCCATTAATCTCGTAACCGCATTTATTGCATCGCGCGTGATCGGTGTATTTGAGGATTCCATCGAAAAGCTGGTGGCGCTGGCGGCGCTCATGCCGATTATTGCGGGTATCGGCGGCAATTCGGGCAATCAGACAATTACGATGATCGTGCGCGCCCTCGCTTTGGGCCAACTCAATGCAGGCAATGCGCGCAAACTGTTTGCCAAGGAGATTGGCGTGAGTGCGGTGAACGGTGTGGTATGGGGTAGCGTAGTCGGTTTGTTCGCCTTTTTCATTTACGGCAGCGGCTCTCTTGGACTGGTGATGACGCTGGCAATGATGTTGAATTTGTTGCTGGCGGCTTTATTGGGTGTATTGATCCCGTTGACTCTGCATAAACTTGGCCGCGACCCGGCGGCGGGTTCCAGCGTGATGATTACCGCCGTTACCGATAGCGGGGGTTTTTTCATTTTCCTGGGGCTCGCAACCCTTTTTCTTGTTTAGGGGGAATTGCTGGGTAAGTTCCGTTCAGGGAAGCATTTTCTCGCCGGCAAGCAGTTGCTCCAGGGATTCGCGTTGGCGAATAAGGTGAACGTGGTCACCATCCACCATGACCTCAGCGGCACGGGGGCGGGTATTGTAGTTTGAGCTCATGCTCATGCCGTAGGCTCCGGCGGACATAATGGCTAGCAAGTCGCCCTGAGACAATGCCAGCTTCCGGTCATGCCCCAAAAAATCGCCTGTTTCACAAACGGGCCCGACAATCTGATATATTTTCTCATCGCCGCCATTCGCAATAACCGGCAGGATTTCATGGTAGGCGTCATAGAGTGCCGGACGCATCAGGTCATTCATGGCGGCATCCACGATGGCGAAATCCCGATGCGGGGTATGTTTGAGATACTCGACGCGCGTAAGCAATACACCGGCGTTGCCCACCAGCGCGCGGCCAGGTTCGATAAGGATGCGCTGGTTACGTGGGCCGATCGCGGCACACAATGCCGTGACGTAGTCTTTCGCCGCGGGCGGATTTTCTCCCAAATAGCGAATGCCGAGACCGCCGCCCAGATCCAGATGATCGATAGTAAATCCCAGCGTTTCAAGGCGAATCAACAGGCCAAGTATTTTCCCGCAAGCTTCGACAAAGGGGCCCAGTTTGGTCAATTGTGAGCCGATATGGCAATCCAGTCCGCTGATGCGCAAGTTGGCAAATTCGCGTGCGGAGGCATAAAGCTTCTCCGCCTCTTCGAAGGGCACACCAAATTTGTTTTCCTTGAGACCAGTGGAAATATAAGGGTGCGTCTTTGCGTCCACATCGGGATTGACCCGCAGGCTCACCGGCGCGATTTTATTCAACTCACCCGCCACCCGGTCCAGCACGGCCAATTCCGCTTCCGATTCCACGTTGAAACAGAATATTCCCGCAGCAAGCGCCGCCCGCATCTCATCCGGTTGCTTGCCCACTCCCGAAAACACCACTTTTTGCGGATCACCGCCCGCTTTCAGCACTCGCTGGAGTTCTCCCCCGGAGACAATATCGAAGCCGCTGCCGAGACGGGCGAGTAAATTGAGAATAGCCAGATTGGAGTTAGCCTTGACTGCATAGCACACCAGATGGTCGCGTCCGCCGAATGCGGCGTCGAATTCCCTGTAAGCCGCAACGAGCGCCGCGCGTGAATAAACATAGCAGGGCGTGCCGAATTCGCGGGCAATGCGATCCAGTTGAACCGATTCACCGTACAGCCTCCCATTGCGATAATCAAATGAAGGAAAACCACTCACTTCTTTTTCACTTCGTCCGGGGATTGCTGCGATGACTGCGCAGGTTGTTCTTGCGGAAGATAGAGAGGCCCCTTCAGGCCGCAGCCATTGAGCAGCAAGAGCAGCAGGGAAGCGGTGCAGAATTTATGCATGGAGCGATACCGGAATGATGGATATGAAATGAAATACTAACATAAAGGTCAAGAATCTCTGAATGAGCCTCCCCAGGTCAGCCAGCAATCAACGGAGAATTTTATTCAGACGATTGGCAGCGTCATTGCGGCTTGCAATTCTTTTATCGATCTTGCACTGATAGGTGTCTTCCTCCATGGCATGCGCCTAATAGCTCATGCATATAAATCCCGGCGAAGCATTTGCTGTCATTCTCTTCCATTAAGCTTTTGACGTACCGTAAAGCCACACCCGTTGCGAGACGGGGCCGGAAAATCCAGGATCTGCCAAAACCATCGCTTGCTGAAGAAACCGGTCCGCATGCAGATAGCCGGAGTGCCAGTATGCCATTGTTTTACACCATAAATCTTTGAAACCAAATTTTTGGGAGGGTCGCTCATGAGTTATCTAAGACCATTGCCGGGCTTGCTGTTTGCCCTCGCGATATCGGTTTATCAGCCGCTCGGATACGCGGCGGTATCAACCTCTTATAGTTTTGCAAATATCACGCATAACAACGCGGGAGCCGAGGCGGATGGGGAAGCGAACCTCAAGGTTGAGGTGATAGATCTTGGCAGCCATCAGGTGAGATTCAATTTTACCAACACTTCCACTTCTTCCCTGACCGATGTCTACTTTGACGACGGTACGCTTCTCGGGATTGCATCCATTACGTCTTCATCGGGAGTGAATTTCTCGCAAGGGGCCAGTCCGCCCAATCTTCCCGGCGGCAATTTAGTCAGCCCCGCTTTTGTGACAACCGCCGGCTTTCTGGCGGATTCCAATGCACCTGTCTCGGGGAACGGTGTTAGCCAGGGTGAATGGCTCGCCATCGATTTCGACCTGACTGGCGCTCAGACATACAGCAGCGTTATCAACGCGCTCGCACTCCCGAACAATGGCGGAACCGGCGACTTGCGCATCGGTTTGCATCTGCAACGGTTTGCGAGTGGTGGCGGCAATGAGAGTTTTATCAACCTATCTTCTCCTATTCCTGAACCTGAAACCTATGCCATGTTCATGGCTGGCTTGAGTCTGATGGGCTTTCTGGCGCGCCGCCGTAAACCCCTTGAATAGGGCCGGTCCTGAGACACGGAGGGGGACGCCCCTCTGTGTTTTTCAGTGCCTGGAAGTCCGCGTCGCCAAATTCCTTGAGCAGTTAGACCTAACGAAGCAGTTTCTTAGCCTCGTTGTCCATCGCCCTTTTTTTATCGAAACGGTATCTATGAATCATACCTGTACAGGATGGGCAACTATCGGACGTTGCTATCATCCAAGCCTCTTCAACTCCTTCCTCGCTGCCACATAATCCGGATAGACGCGTCCCACCGTTTGCCAGAAAGCCGGCGAGTGATTCATCTCGATGAGGTGCGACAATTCATGCGCCACGACATAGTCCACCAGATGAAGTGGCATTTGAATCAACCGCCAGTTGAGATGGACAATGCCATGTGTGTTGCAACTGCCCCACTGGGTTCTGGCGCGCGATAGCCGCAACTGCGGCAGCGCAACGCCGAGCTTATCCGCATACAGCGCGATTCGTTCGCTGAAGCATGCGATTGCTTTGTTGCAATACCAGTCCATTACGATTTTTTCGATTTGCCGTGGGGTTAGGACGGAAAGCAGCGGCAATTGCATCTGCCTGTCTTCAGTTCCTGTCTTCATCGTTGCCCGAGTCATTTGCGTGACCCCGGCAGCTCTCGCCGCCAACTGCCAGGGTTCGCCCAGCAGCGGGAAAATGGCTCCTTCTTCCCATACCGGTTCGTACAATTTTCGAGTTCTCCATTCATCGAGTTTTTCCACCACCCAATCGGCCTTGTTTCGCAATACCGATTCGACCCAGTGCAACGATTCTCTTAATGGAATGCGGACGGTCAGGCCCTCGCTGTCAATTTTCATGCCGATCGTTCTGCGTTTGCAGCGCTTGAGCGTATAAGCGACTTCCTTGCCGTTCAAACAGACACGGCGGATTTCGTCTGCGGGCGCTGTCCGCTTATCCTTCGGCGTTCGGGATAGTTTTGCTGCCGTCATATGCCTCCTGATTCCGGTCGCCAACATGAATCATTTCCGTCTCGATCCAGGTTTCCACCATGGCATTGAGAGCGCCGGGCTCCATGCATCCGGGATCTATCGGCGCGCCGACGCTCACGGTAATCGTGCCGGGATGTTTGATGAACGCATTCTTGCCCCAGAATTCCCCCGCATTGTGCGCAACCGGAACCACCGGTGCGCCGGTATGCGTGGCGAGCCATGCACCGCCAATGTGGTATTTACCTTTTTTCCCCGGCGCAATGCGCGTGCCTTCCGGAAAGACCACGATCCAGAAGCCCTGCCTCAACCGGTCTTTTCCTTGCTCGACGATTTGCTTCAGCGCCGTTTTTCCCGAGCTGCGATCGATCGCAATGGGGCTGTTCATTGCCAATCCCCAGCCAAAAAACGGCACGCGCAGCAGCTCTTTCTTGAGCACCCACACCTGGGGTGGAAAGATCTGCTGAAACGCGAGGGTTTCCCACGCCGATTGATGCTTGGACAGTATGATGCTTGGTGCTTGCGGGATGTGTTCCGCGCCGATAACGCGATACTGTACGCCACAGATGACGCGCAGCAGAAACAGCATCAGATGCGCCCAGCCGGAAGTGATGCGGTAGCGGTTTATGGGCGACAGCGGAAACGCAGCGAATACAATCAGGAAATAAAACGGGGTGATGACGATCTGCAATAGGCTATATAGCGTCGAACGCAGCACCGGCAGGATCATATTCATTCTGTCAATGCATCAACGGCCGCTGCAAGGTCACGGAATATCCGGGTGTTTTCCGGCAGCCCGCCCTCCGCTTTCGTTCTTTTGCCTTTGCCGGTCAGTACCAGGACCGGAATCGCGCCCACCGCCGCCGCAGCCTGTAAATCACGCATTGAATCGCCGATTGCGGGTACCCC
This window encodes:
- the aroE gene encoding shikimate dehydrogenase → MTDFYAVIGNPIAHSKSPWIHAEFSRQTGQDMQYEAILAPVDAFAATVAVFRERGGKGMNVTVPFKLEACKISRRLTRRADVAQAVNTLVFSADGILGDNTDGAGLVRDIMINLEFPLAGKRILLMGAGGAARGVVLPLLEHSPSVLTIANRTKQKAHLLQQQFSRYGNIVSGDYADLGGEKFDLVINATSASLKGRVPPLPAGIFADESMAYDMMYGDGRTPFLQFAKQQGASRLTDGIGMLVEQAAESFFLWRGIRPETDRVIRGLRNL
- a CDS encoding ribonuclease catalytic domain-containing protein; the encoded protein is MNVFYEEEGTFKVATVLADNTTSLQVEAPHGKRAKIKAASVLLRFEAPSPSEFMDLAQKMAEDLDPNFLWECCEREAEFASDALAADYFGHTAKSEEAAAVLIRLHSAPIYFYKKGRGRYKAAPSKALEAALAGQEKKRLQVEQQARYVQLLSAFTLPEEFRPLLRNLLYRPDKNTVEWKALDTVCAATKLSVPALLEKCGAIPSTHDYHVNRFLLEHFPEGIGFGVPDAGGELRDPSDLPLAEVVAFSIDDATTTEIDDAFSVTPLTLGSFRIGIHIAGPTLGIPPGSLLDMEAAQRLSTVYLPGSKITMLPEAVIHHYTLGEERLCPALSMYIDVADDFTVMGTNSRIERVRIAANLRHDALEEHFNEYTLAAGSLDHPFGKALLALWKFACKMEAVRGKSNDGNNEKIDYSFHVEDDRVTISERRRGSPIDKVVSELMIYVNTEWGKQLADGGIAGIYRSQGGGKVRMSTSPAPHQGLGVSQYAWISSPMRRYVDFINQRQLVALLRKETPPYTRDSDSLQISMRDFEAAYEIYGDFQRRMERYWCLRWLLQENISITGAQVLKENLVKLDRLPLVARITSLPEMPPETTIEVEISQIDLLELTFHARFLRKLDA
- a CDS encoding di-heme-cytochrome C peroxidase, whose product is MNQFSIALKKKRRTFFIPVLVLMITLLPACAALEADPDRGATTVKQDVFGDSFTAVKYLDQGWTPADSLWFYTITQGSNMMPYDFFLALEQVGKSEPFRSNENMNRYRYLPQKITSSNPDGLPVGFVKDDYKGKEYLGLTCSACHTGQINYKGKGIRIDGGPASADMETFMADIVRALIATLENEEARNRFVKNVLSRGNYKTEAEVLADLKKYRERLASYITINYSNLHYGYARLDAFGRIYNRVLEHVINIRELKELLRDPRIMGEHAMTEEQIKAITSDAGTVLSGVERDNIVQNIVRTLNENNGWEALGRLRKKLFNPPDAPVSYPFLWDTPQHDYVQWNGLTENAGLKAIARNTGEAIGVFGSLDWTERKGFSLSSFINGQGFYGPHISYYSSVDVHNLRLIEARLLSLQSPLWPEDIFPPIDKSRLANGRSLFNKHCVSCHARIQRDDPDRRVVAHMSSSSDVGTDPQMAENSVSYQGFSGILRNQYVGMSVGDVLLDRRAPVAALLTRATIGVVATPDQDKWFLRRWIDWLSNLAAGFRHNEIKPSIKHGDYDPDTTANPVASLKSYKARPLNGIWATAPYLHNGSVPTLYDLLLPKRRAGDPQDGEYRPDEFEVGSREFDPVKVGLKSTGYGGFVFKTDIRGNSNAGHDYGVRRTADESDGPVDQKIKDQCTDETIKDELMDKSIKCLYPMSKEERLDLLEYLKTL
- the mtgA gene encoding monofunctional biosynthetic peptidoglycan transglycosylase, translated to MHNFIKRWLWRLFLLLTGAVFVYQLWILGHVVYWNFYNPSTSAFMQDRLDELREKNSTVSLRTQWTPYERISPHLKRAIIAAEDGKFLEHEGFDFEAIQKAYEKNLKKGRLVAGGSTISQQLAKNLFLSGERTPWRKIQEAVITLMLEKVMSKRRILEIYLNVIEWGNGVFGAEAAIRHYYGVSASSVTAEQAARLAAMVPSPRFYDRNRNTPWLLRKTDIILSRMASAQIP
- a CDS encoding energy transducer TonB; this translates as MSATPNISDFNSASVRGWLASPSSRLNVTILISVIFHAIVLFGITLKLPHLEIGKAAVPLEVVLVHGKSASKSRSADMPAKTSLDGGGNKASMPLPLSPEHVVAQAEQLEQETEQRMTAVDSEDTYQIQLPSDKSEQNRAGINGSDLVQRSLEIARLEAQTARDSAAYQRPPKRRFIGARTQEYRFARYVEDWRLKVERIGNMNYPEAARREKLYGNLQLTVGIRSDGSLESLEINRSSGKKVLDEAAVRIVHLAGQNGFAPFPPDISRDTDVLHITRTWAFTPSDELTSQ